The following are from one region of the Ischnura elegans chromosome 12, ioIscEleg1.1, whole genome shotgun sequence genome:
- the LOC124168860 gene encoding mucin-5AC isoform X1 yields MASPSGMMTPSALPGCLLAIILFAASTMVQPTEAATRKNSTSRVSTSSSSGGPLVVCYYTNWSVYRPGRAKFTPSNVNPYLCSHLIYAFGGLSSEDGLRPYDKYQDIEQGGYAKFNGLKSYNKALKTLLAVGGWNEGSARFSSLAADPERRTKFAKGAVRFLRTHRFDGLDLDWEFPAFRDGGRPQDKENYAKLAEDLRAEFDKESSQTGRPRLLLTMAVPAGKEYIDRGFDMSRLSSQLDFLNILSYDYHSAFEPVVNHHSPLYPLNRVEGGSEYDYDGELCIDFTVKHYLKAGVPSSQLVLGIPTYGRSYTLLNPESIDPGSPADGPGAQGDATREKGYLSYYEICKAVKSDDWTVEQPEPDAMGPYAYKGDQWVGYDDPDTIRKKARYVHEMSLGGLMFWSVDNDDFRGDCHGKPYPLVEAGKEELLRLAGPSTKSTSKSRVGGSTSGNRRRPTGGSGGRKRRPSTTSTTTSTTTTTTPSYGSLTTPEPPTTPDPGSDFVCKDEGFFPHPRDCKKYFWCLDSGPSSLGIVAHQFTCPSGLFFNKAADSCDYSRNVLCKKKLTESTSTTTKAPATSAGTTTTRRTTARTTTTTTTTTEAPEYEEYDEEEEEEDGSLEEDPSALKELIGLIKKLGGLKELEKHLDSSNSGSKGTTASPINKGSSSLYERVLGSRGKRPPPVLNARRPPPPAPTSAPSVRPALKYVSLRRERPAKVEPEEQEEEFEEEEEEEEEEVPQRNVKTRRPPTGNTRVFSGERPKYVTINRPRPSTTPQSPLEEDEEEEEDTGVDTREPEPEVGTPRYVTIRRPRPTRVTEPEISTPRYQVIDRRRFGGETARESPSEKPEIEEKATTFPSTTSTPIHSSSFASIAASSSPSLLSSPEPPSPIYLSTTTAPSTVTRVITSVTEAATERQIIAVARVPYSVLLGARNANNRTTVSDGQDKPNDSVSTGGNLAKDEFPSFESNERPPPTNQSIQDSMSPKEEPPSEATGEQPRENLTTSIPEIVSPTIPTTSSPIPEENVRFSPTRKSYTSTTTEATTPKARTRTNPFIQRGFRRFNSPTEGVKTTTDHENKIGLTRTRSYPGVRGSQNQASQGGFRRDGGVTKTSTAPTTAEPLDLVAEEDTPTTHRPRLRVLVVTTDVSYSEEPPTSNPVNETEETTNAATTTSTTERAISTSRRPLFAPRGNTLALGRRRVTTARRKIVIPSARIGDDNSESHTTTVLAAAPLVGEERKIPAIRGTVRQKDNTPDVVVDGKGYDEVGDKRDGDLFEESEEVIVEVTSQKPASIRRPSTRRPSPRPTSSIGSSRAAGSSLPRRTSTTRRPAVQPAGDDDDYDYFDIPTGSTSEKVRVRVDGTVQCLDRGNFPHPLAFRSDDNIPPSCNRRFVSCAEVEGNILGWEYECPRHLTFDPIGGICNWAPEGLGCD; encoded by the exons GTGGTTACGCCAAGTTCAACGGCCTCAAGTCTTACAATAAGGCCCTCAAGACTCTGCTGGCTGTGGGCGGATGGAACGAGGGATCCGCGAGGTTCTCCTCTCTGGCTGCCGACCCCGAGCGTCGAACCAAGTTCGCCAAGGGAGCCGTCCGCTTCCTCCGCACGCACCGCTTTGACGGACTCGACCTCGACTGGGAATTCCCCGCTTTCCGCGACGGAGGAAGACCACAGGACAAGGAAAACTACGCCAAACTGGCCGAG GACCTGCGTGCTGAATTTGACAAAGAGTCATCACAAACTGGTCGTCCAAGACTACTGCTTACCATGGCAGTACCAGCTGGCAAAGAATACATCGACCGAGGATTTGATATGAGCAGACTGTCCTC GCAACTGGACTTCCTTAATATTCTGAGCTACGACTACCACTCTGCTTTTGAGCCAGTCGTGAATCACCACTCCCCGCTCTACCCTCTCAACAGAGTAGAAGGAGGATCTGAGTATGATTATGATGGAGAACTATGCATT GATTTCACGGTAAAACACTATTTGAAGGCAGGAGTGCCTTCTTCACAGCTTGTGCTAGGAATACCAACTTATGGACGTTCCTACACTTTGCTGAATCCTGAATCGATTGACCCAGGGTCTCCAGCTGATGGCCCAGGTGCTCAAGGTGATGCAACAAGGGAAAAGGGATACTTGTCGTACTATGAG ATCTGTAAGGCAGTTAAGAGCGATGATTGGACAGTGGAACAGCCAGAGCCTGATGCAATGGGACCATATGCCTACAAAGGTGATCAGTGGGTGGGATATGACGATCCTGATACCATACGTAAGAAG GCTCGGTATGTGCATGAAATGTCTCTCGGAGGGCTTATGTTTTGGTCAGTGGACAACGATGACTTCCGTGGAGACTGTCATGGGAAACCCTATCCTCTTGTGGAAGCAGGAAAAGAAGAACTGCTAAGGCTTGCTGGGCCTTCAACCAAAAGTACAAGTAAAAG TCGTGTGGGTGGAAGCACAAGTGGGAATAGGAGACGTCCGACGGGTGGAAGTGGAGGCAGGAAGAGGAGGCCAAGCACCACTAGCACCACCACTTCAACCACGACGACCACCACGCCATCATACGGCTCACTCACCACTCCAGAGCCACCAACCACTCCTGATCCAGGAAGCG ATTTCGTGTGTAAAGATGAAGGATTTTTCCCTCATCCCAGAGACTGCAAAAAATACTTTTGGTGCCTGGATTCTGGACCTTCCAGTCTTGGTATTGTCGCTCATCAGTTTACATGCCCATCTG GTTTGTTTTTCAACAAAGCAGCTGATTCGTGTGATTATTCACGAAATGTGTTGTGCAAGAAAAAGCTCACAGAAAGTACTTCTACAACCACAAAAGCACCAGCTACAAGTGCGGGGACAACCACAACTCGCAGGACTACAGCAAG GACGACCACCACCACCACAACGACTACTGAGGCACCAGAGTATGAAGAGTAtgatgaagaggaagaagaggaggatggATCCTTGGAGGAAGACCCAAGTGCTCTCAAAGAATTGATTGGTCTCATCAAGAAACTTG GAGGATTGAAGGAACTGGAGAAGCATCTTGATTCATCAAATTCAGGCTCAAAGGGAACGACGGCCAGTCCCATCAACAAAGGCAGCAGCAGTCTTTATGAGAGAGTACTGGGGTCCAGGGGGAAAAGGCCTCCTCCTGTCCTCAATGCCCGAAGACCTCCACCACCAGCCCCAACTTCAGCACCATCAGTCCGACCTGCTCTCAA GTATGTGTCTTTGAGGAGGGAAAGGCCTGCCAAGGTGGAACCCGAGGAACAAGAGGAAGAAtttgaggaggaagaagaggaggaagaggaagaagttCCTCAGAGGAATGTGAAAACAAGGAGACCACCCACAGGGAACACCCGTGTATTCTCCGGGGAAAGACCTAAATATGTCACCATAAATAGACCAAG ACCCTCTACAACCCCTCAGTCTCCTTTGGAGGAagatgaagaagaggaagaggataCTGGCGTAGATACAAGGGAACCTGAGCCAGAGGTTGGAACTCCCCGCTACGTCACAATCAGGAGGCCAAGGCCGACACGAGTTACTGAACCTGAGATTTCCACTCCAAG GTACCAGGTCATTGACCGGAGACGCTTTGGAGGTGAAACTGCACGAGAGAGTCCTAGTGAAAAACcg GAGATAGAGGAGAAGGCGACAACATTCCCATCCACAACCTCAACTCCGATCCACTCATCATCATTTGCGTCTATTGCTGCATCGTCATCTCCTTCTCTCCTGTCATCACCAGAGCCTCcttcaccaatttatttatccACGACAACGGCACCGTCGACTGTCACTCGAGTCATCACCTCAGTGACAGAAGCTGCCACCGAGAGACAGATTATAGCGGTCGCTCGAGTGCCCTACTCTGTTCTCCTTGGTGCAAGAAATGCAAATAACAGAACAACGGTGAGTGATGGCCAAGACAAGCCAAATGATAGTGTCAGCACAGGTGGTAACCTGGCTAAAGATGAGTTCCCTTCGTTTGAATCAAATGAGCGTCCTCCCCCTACTAATCAAAGCATTCAAGATTCTATGTCACCTAAGGAAGAGCCACCATCAGAAGCTACAGGGGAGCAGCCACGTGAAAATTTAACGACTTCCATTCCTGAAATTGTAAGCCCCACAATTCCTACCACCAGTTCTCCTATCCCCGAGGAGAATGTAAGATTTTCTCCAACAAGAAAAAGTTATACCAGCACCACCACTGAAGCTACCACTCCAAAGGCTCGAACAAGGACGAATCCGTTCATACAAAGAGGATTCCGCAGGTTTAATTCACCAACCGAAGGTGTGAAAACTACAACCGACCACGAAAACAAGATCGGGTTGACCAGGACAAGGTCTTATCCTGGGGTCAGGGGTTCACAGAACCAAGCGAGCCAGGGAGGGTTTAGAAGGGATGGGGGTGTAACAAAGACCTCTACAGCTCCCACGACTGCTGAGCCGTTGGATTTAGTGGCCGAAGAAGACACCCCCACAACACACAGGCCGCGCCTGAGGGTGCTGGTGGTGACAACCGATGTTTCCTACTCGGAAGAGCCGCCCACGTCGAATCCAGTCAATGAGACCGAG GAAACCACCAATGCTGCCACTACGACCTCCACTACTGAGAGAGCAATTTCTACCTCAAGACGTCCTCTCTTCGCTCCTCGAGGAAACACATTGGCCCTTGGACGTCGGAGGGTCACGACAGCAAGGAGGAAGATTGTCATTCCCAGTGCAAGAATAGGGGATGACAATTCAGAATCCCACACAACGACTGTTTTGGCTGCAGCACCTTTG GTGGGAGAGGAAAGAAAGATTCCTGCCATACGTGGCACTGTGCGTCAAAAGGATAACACGCCAGATGTTGTGGTTGACGGAAAAGGATATGACGAGGTTGGGGATAAGAGGGATGGTGATCTGTTTGAAGAGAGTGAAGAGGTTATAGTTGAAGTCACATCACAAAAACCAGCTTCAATCAGAAGACCTTCAACACGAAGAC CTTCTCCTCGGCCTACCTCATCCATTGGGTCTTCACGCGCTGCAGGATCGAGCCTGCCAAGAAGGACATCCACGACGAGGCGACCAGCAGTTCAGCCGGCTGGAGACGATGATGACTACGACTATTTTGACATCCCGACCGGGTCCACCTCTGAGAAAGTGCGCGTTCGAGTAGACGGAACTGTTCAGTGTTTGGATCGTGGCAATTTCCCCCACCCTCTGGCATTTAGAAGCGATGATAACATCCCACCATCTTGTAATCGGCGATTTGTGTCTTGTGCCGAGGTGGAAG